A genomic segment from Leptolyngbya boryana PCC 6306 encodes:
- the bchB gene encoding ferredoxin:protochlorophyllide reductase (ATP-dependent) subunit B, giving the protein MKLAYWMYAGPAHIGTLRIASSFKNVHAIMHAPLGDDYFNVMRSMLERERDYTPVTTSVVDRHVLARGSQEKVVDNITRKDAEEHPDLIVLTPTCTSSILQEDLQNFVERAQLEAKGDVMLADVNHYRVNELQAADRTLQQIVQFYIAKARKQGNLVTEKTEKPSVNIFGMTTLGFHNNHDATELKKLMSDLGIEVNAIVPAGASVHELKSLPRAWFNLVPYRETGLLAAEFLQQEFNMPYVDITPIGIVETARCIRKIQQVINAQGANVDYEPFIDQQTRFVSQAAWFSRSIDCQNLTGKKAVVFGDNTHAAALTKILAREMGIHVLLAGTYCKYDEAWFREQVSEYCDDVLVSDDNGQIADAIARLEPAAIFGTQMERHVGKRLDIPCGVIAAPIHIQNFPVGYKPFVGYEGSNQIVDLIYNSFTLGMEDHLLEIFGGHDTKEVITKSVSADSDLNWSKDGLAELNRIPGFVRGKVKRNTEKFARDRNITQITAEVLYAAKEAVGA; this is encoded by the coding sequence ATGAAATTAGCTTATTGGATGTACGCAGGTCCCGCGCATATTGGCACTCTCCGCATTGCCAGCTCTTTTAAAAATGTTCATGCCATCATGCACGCGCCGCTCGGCGATGACTATTTCAACGTCATGCGATCGATGTTGGAACGAGAGCGTGATTATACTCCAGTCACAACCAGTGTCGTCGATCGACATGTGCTGGCGCGGGGTTCTCAAGAGAAAGTCGTTGATAACATCACCCGGAAAGATGCTGAAGAACATCCTGACTTAATTGTGCTGACTCCGACTTGTACCTCTAGTATTTTGCAGGAAGATTTGCAGAATTTCGTCGAGCGAGCACAACTCGAAGCCAAAGGCGATGTGATGTTAGCGGATGTGAATCACTACCGCGTCAATGAGCTACAAGCCGCCGATCGCACGTTACAGCAAATCGTTCAGTTCTATATCGCCAAAGCTCGCAAGCAAGGCAATCTCGTCACTGAGAAAACCGAAAAACCTTCCGTCAATATTTTCGGAATGACGACGCTCGGATTCCATAACAATCACGATGCGACTGAACTGAAAAAGTTAATGTCGGATTTGGGCATTGAAGTCAATGCGATTGTGCCTGCAGGCGCAAGTGTTCATGAACTAAAATCCCTTCCTCGGGCTTGGTTTAACCTGGTGCCTTATCGCGAAACAGGGTTACTAGCAGCCGAATTTTTACAGCAAGAATTCAACATGCCTTATGTTGACATTACGCCGATCGGCATTGTGGAAACGGCACGCTGTATTCGCAAAATTCAGCAAGTGATCAATGCTCAAGGTGCAAATGTTGACTATGAACCCTTCATTGATCAGCAAACGCGATTTGTGTCTCAAGCGGCTTGGTTTTCTCGATCGATTGACTGCCAAAATCTCACAGGCAAAAAAGCAGTCGTTTTCGGAGATAACACTCATGCAGCAGCCTTGACCAAGATTCTGGCACGCGAGATGGGAATTCACGTATTGCTGGCAGGAACTTATTGCAAATACGATGAAGCATGGTTTAGAGAACAAGTCAGCGAATACTGTGATGATGTCTTAGTCAGCGATGACAATGGACAAATTGCAGATGCGATCGCGCGGCTTGAACCTGCTGCAATCTTCGGAACTCAGATGGAACGCCACGTTGGAAAACGGCTCGATATTCCGTGTGGTGTGATTGCGGCTCCCATTCACATTCAAAACTTCCCAGTGGGCTACAAGCCATTTGTTGGCTACGAAGGAAGCAATCAGATTGTGGATTTGATCTACAACTCGTTTACTTTGGGCATGGAAGATCATCTGCTGGAGATCTTTGGCGGTCACGATACAAAAGAAGTGATTACCAAATCTGTTTCAGCCGACTCTGATTTGAACTGGAGTAAAGACGGACTGGCAGAACTGAACCGTATTCCGGGCTTTGTGCGCGGTAAGGTGAAGCGGAACACTGAGAAATTTGCCCGCGATCGCAATATTACTCAGATCACTGCCGAAGTTCTTTACGCTGCGAAAGAAGCAGTGGGTGCTTAG
- a CDS encoding DNA polymerase III subunit delta', with protein sequence MSVFAELIGQSQAVELLESAIAQDRLAPAYLFVGSPGIGKSLAAECFLETLLASSRSRILNRNHPDLLWVAPTYLHQGKRLSAAEAEAAGVKRKTPPMIRLEQIREVSQFLSRPPLEAVRSTVVIEQAETMPEAAANALLKTLEEPGRATIILLAPSLESVLPTIVSRCQRIPFSRLDATSMAEVLSKTGHEAILAQPQLLALAQGSPGAAIAHQQKLDSIDPELLQAAMTLPRTLREALTTARAITKNTDSETQLWLIDYLQQGYWAQMQHQERPLQLLEQAKTMLLAYVQPQLVWEVTWMQLIN encoded by the coding sequence ATGTCTGTTTTCGCTGAGTTAATCGGGCAATCTCAAGCTGTCGAATTGCTAGAAAGTGCGATCGCGCAAGATCGTCTCGCTCCGGCTTATCTATTTGTGGGTTCTCCGGGCATTGGGAAAAGTCTAGCTGCTGAATGTTTTCTCGAAACCTTACTCGCATCGTCTCGATCGCGGATTCTCAACCGTAATCATCCTGATTTGCTTTGGGTTGCACCGACTTATCTCCATCAAGGTAAAAGACTAAGTGCTGCCGAAGCTGAGGCTGCTGGAGTCAAGCGCAAAACTCCCCCAATGATCCGCTTAGAACAGATTCGAGAGGTCAGCCAATTTCTCAGTCGTCCGCCATTAGAAGCGGTTCGATCGACCGTTGTAATTGAGCAAGCTGAAACCATGCCCGAAGCGGCGGCAAATGCTCTACTCAAAACCTTAGAAGAACCCGGACGAGCAACCATTATTCTCCTCGCGCCCAGTCTTGAGTCAGTTCTCCCAACAATTGTTTCTCGCTGTCAACGCATTCCTTTCTCCCGACTCGATGCGACTTCAATGGCAGAAGTCTTGAGTAAAACTGGACATGAAGCGATTCTGGCACAGCCGCAGTTACTAGCACTAGCACAGGGCAGTCCTGGAGCCGCGATCGCACATCAGCAAAAGCTCGATTCAATTGACCCAGAACTCTTACAGGCTGCAATGACCCTTCCGAGAACATTACGAGAAGCCTTGACCACGGCAAGAGCGATCACGAAAAACACCGATAGTGAAACACAACTTTGGCTGATTGATTACTTGCAGCAAGGCTATTGGGCACAGATGCAGCATCAGGAGCGACCTCTGCAACTTTTAGAACAAGCGAAAACAATGTTACTGGCTTACGTTCAGCCGCAGCTTGTCTGGGAAGTGACTTGGATGCAGTTAATCAATTAA
- a CDS encoding IS5 family transposase, giving the protein MTGFSKTPSGKSSSEAPKLKAQLNAQHALFKLANLLDWESLEQDFGTTMTTDGGRPPLPVRLMVGLHYLKALYNESDESVVAKWVENPYWQYFCGEETFQHQLPCHPSSLGNWRRRVGVDGLEKLLSQVIKTAMQCEALSPQDVKQVIVDTTVQEKAIAFPTDARLYDKARRTLVRMARKHQVKLRQTYVRVGEQVLLKQSRYAAARQGRRAQKQTRILRTYLGRVIRDLERKLKPMPEAVAVLLKSAKRIYQQQKQDKGKCYSIHAPEVECIAKGKAHKPYEFGCKVVLTTTNASNWIVGIAAQHGNPYDGSTLTPAIEQVERLTDIRPNHATVDQGFRGKDHHPQDVEVLVCDTRKRTGKARRLFKRRSAIEPVIGHSKSDHCLGRNYLKGQLGDSLNALLAGCGFNLRKLFRAVMVLEVEPA; this is encoded by the coding sequence ATGACCGGATTCTCGAAAACACCATCCGGAAAATCAAGCTCAGAAGCTCCAAAACTGAAAGCCCAACTGAACGCGCAGCATGCGTTGTTCAAACTGGCAAATCTGCTGGACTGGGAGAGTTTGGAGCAAGACTTTGGCACAACGATGACCACCGACGGAGGGCGACCGCCATTGCCTGTACGGTTGATGGTGGGACTGCATTACCTGAAGGCGTTGTACAACGAGAGCGATGAATCAGTCGTGGCAAAATGGGTGGAAAACCCATACTGGCAGTACTTTTGCGGAGAAGAGACCTTTCAGCATCAGTTGCCTTGTCATCCATCGAGTTTAGGGAACTGGCGACGACGAGTCGGAGTCGATGGACTGGAAAAACTGCTGTCACAAGTGATCAAGACCGCCATGCAATGCGAGGCATTGTCACCCCAGGATGTGAAGCAAGTGATTGTCGATACGACCGTGCAAGAGAAAGCCATCGCGTTTCCTACCGATGCGCGGTTGTACGACAAAGCCAGACGAACGCTGGTGCGGATGGCCCGAAAACATCAGGTGAAGTTGCGACAAACTTACGTGCGGGTGGGCGAACAAGTACTGCTCAAACAAAGTCGCTATGCCGCTGCTCGACAAGGACGACGCGCTCAGAAGCAAACCCGCATCTTACGCACCTACTTGGGACGAGTGATTCGAGATTTAGAACGCAAACTGAAGCCGATGCCCGAAGCCGTTGCGGTCTTGCTCAAATCTGCCAAGCGAATCTATCAACAGCAGAAGCAGGACAAAGGCAAGTGCTACAGCATTCACGCTCCAGAAGTCGAGTGCATCGCCAAAGGCAAAGCGCACAAACCCTACGAGTTTGGCTGCAAAGTCGTGCTGACGACCACGAACGCCAGCAATTGGATTGTGGGCATTGCTGCCCAGCATGGCAACCCGTATGATGGCTCCACTCTCACTCCCGCCATTGAGCAAGTCGAGCGACTCACAGACATTCGTCCCAACCATGCCACCGTGGATCAGGGATTTCGGGGCAAAGACCATCACCCGCAGGATGTCGAAGTTCTCGTCTGTGACACCCGCAAACGCACCGGGAAGGCGCGACGATTGTTCAAACGGCGGAGTGCCATTGAGCCTGTGATTGGACATAGCAAAAGCGACCACTGTTTAGGGCGCAACTATCTCAAAGGGCAGCTTGGCGATAGTCTCAATGCTTTACTCGCAGGGTGCGGGTTCAATCTTCGCAAATTGTTTCGCGCTGTGATGGTTCTAGAGGTAGAACCTGCTTAG
- a CDS encoding phage integrase N-terminal SAM-like domain-containing protein, with the protein MLLKSRLFSLSLAVQKNVAASTQNQALNAIVFLYHEVLKQDKCERLGKSSHDAPSIVIPPLQEHLCRVRRLHQQDLERGFGSVYLPFALAKVSQCR; encoded by the coding sequence GTGCTGCTGAAATCGAGGCTTTTCTCACTTAGCCTTGCGGTTCAGAAAAATGTCGCTGCTTCCACACAAAATCAAGCACTTAACGCGATCGTCTTCCTCTATCACGAAGTCCTCAAACAAGACAAATGCGAAAGGCTGGGAAAGTCGAGTCACGATGCCCCCTCGATCGTCATTCCGCCGTTGCAAGAGCATCTTTGTCGAGTCAGACGACTGCATCAGCAAGACTTGGAGCGCGGATTTGGCTCCGTTTATCTCCCCTTTGCCTTAGCGAAAGTATCCCAATGCAGATAA
- a CDS encoding ABC transporter permease — translation MLTTGTWRRTLEAICIPIGALLFSLFLFGLFCFAVGTNPFEVYGAIYQAAFGSWLSFQNSLIRAAPLMLTSLCTALPARLGLVIIGNEGALVIGGIAATIVGLSAVNQAPATITQLMMALAGMGAGGLWIAIVGALRHYRGVNETISSLLMNYIAIALLNHLVGGPMRDPSSLNKPSSYAIPDLDRLGTIPLFPRVHYGLIYGIIACVIAYFLIQRTTFGFAARTAGGNIKAARIAGLPVGQLAIAICFLAGSCAGLAGMVEIAAVHGRANESLNANYGYSGILVAFVARNNPIAAGLIAILFGGILASGSILQRRLGMPDATVFVLQGLVFLVVLYSESLYGRFRVFKEPAPKVPAASAVLGG, via the coding sequence ATGCTTACCACCGGGACATGGCGGAGAACTTTAGAGGCGATCTGTATTCCGATCGGCGCTCTACTGTTTTCACTTTTTCTATTTGGTCTATTCTGCTTCGCAGTTGGGACAAATCCTTTTGAAGTATATGGAGCGATTTATCAAGCTGCATTCGGCAGTTGGCTGTCCTTCCAAAATTCCCTGATCCGCGCCGCGCCGCTGATGCTCACTTCTCTCTGTACCGCCTTGCCCGCCCGCTTGGGGCTAGTGATCATCGGCAATGAAGGCGCACTGGTCATCGGAGGAATTGCAGCGACGATCGTTGGACTCTCTGCGGTCAATCAAGCTCCAGCCACGATTACGCAACTGATGATGGCGCTTGCAGGAATGGGTGCAGGCGGATTGTGGATTGCAATCGTTGGTGCTCTGCGCCATTACCGAGGTGTAAATGAAACCATTAGCAGCTTATTGATGAACTATATTGCGATCGCGCTGTTAAATCATCTCGTCGGTGGCCCGATGCGCGATCCAAGCTCGTTAAATAAACCTTCTAGCTATGCAATTCCAGACCTTGATCGCTTAGGCACAATCCCCCTGTTTCCCAGAGTGCATTACGGTTTGATCTACGGCATTATTGCCTGTGTGATTGCTTACTTCTTAATCCAGCGCACAACGTTTGGATTCGCGGCTCGAACGGCGGGAGGCAACATTAAAGCTGCCCGCATTGCTGGACTTCCAGTCGGACAACTTGCGATCGCCATTTGTTTTCTCGCAGGCTCTTGTGCAGGACTCGCGGGAATGGTTGAAATCGCCGCAGTGCATGGACGAGCCAATGAATCCCTGAACGCAAACTACGGTTATTCTGGCATTCTCGTTGCATTCGTTGCCCGAAATAACCCGATCGCAGCCGGGCTAATTGCCATCTTATTCGGCGGCATTCTCGCCAGCGGGAGCATTTTGCAGCGACGGTTAGGAATGCCCGATGCCACCGTCTTTGTCCTTCAAGGGTTAGTGTTCCTCGTGGTTCTGTACAGCGAATCTTTGTACGGTCGATTCCGAGTGTTCAAAGAACCCGCACCGAAAGTACCCGCAGCGTCCGCAGTTTTAGGAGGTTAA
- a CDS encoding FAD-dependent oxidoreductase — MTEQVYDVVVVGGGVAGAALLYSLATFTDLKRVALIEKYSQVATVNSKSTNNSQTIHCGDIETNYSLEKALKVRRSADMLVRYATQLPPAIRDRVIYRYPKMVVGVGSQESDLVRQRYENFKPHFQNMQLLEKAQIAELEPNVVQLNGQERPEELAAIAIQNEYTAVNYGALAQAMVKQAQEVSGKTVDLRLGNPVQSIEPVGENYRITTADATITARFVVVSAGGHSLLFAHRMGIGLEYSCLPIAGNFYYTPQVLNGKVYTVQNDKLPFAAIHGDPDVTMPGKTRFGPTALPLPLLERYNLQTFVDYLEVLRLDRSVSGVLWDLFKVRDIRNYIFKNFAFEIPVVNRRLFLKDAQKIVPSLRLSDLEFANEVGGIRPQLIDKTQGKLILGQAEIDPGGGIRFNVTPSPGATTCLGNAETDLLRIQQHLGCTVDRTWFNADRAAEIEV, encoded by the coding sequence ATGACAGAGCAAGTTTATGATGTGGTTGTAGTGGGCGGTGGCGTTGCAGGAGCCGCTTTACTTTATTCCCTGGCAACGTTCACGGATTTGAAACGTGTGGCACTGATTGAAAAATACTCACAGGTTGCGACGGTCAATTCCAAATCAACGAACAATAGTCAAACCATTCATTGCGGCGATATCGAAACGAATTACAGCTTGGAAAAAGCGCTGAAAGTTCGTCGTTCCGCAGATATGCTTGTGCGTTATGCCACCCAACTACCGCCTGCAATTCGCGATCGCGTGATTTACCGCTATCCCAAAATGGTTGTGGGTGTTGGATCTCAAGAGAGTGATCTTGTCCGGCAACGGTACGAGAACTTTAAGCCGCATTTTCAGAACATGCAGCTGCTCGAAAAAGCTCAAATTGCTGAGCTTGAACCGAATGTGGTGCAACTCAATGGGCAGGAGCGACCGGAAGAATTAGCCGCGATCGCGATTCAGAATGAATATACTGCCGTGAACTATGGTGCTCTGGCACAGGCGATGGTGAAGCAAGCACAGGAAGTTTCAGGCAAGACCGTCGATCTAAGATTAGGCAATCCTGTGCAATCGATCGAGCCTGTCGGCGAAAATTATCGTATTACGACCGCAGATGCTACGATTACGGCTCGATTTGTGGTCGTCTCAGCAGGCGGACACAGTTTACTATTTGCACACCGGATGGGCATCGGTTTGGAATATTCGTGTTTACCGATCGCAGGAAACTTTTACTACACGCCGCAAGTGCTCAATGGCAAAGTCTACACGGTGCAGAATGACAAACTGCCTTTTGCTGCCATTCATGGCGATCCAGATGTCACCATGCCTGGAAAGACGCGCTTTGGACCGACAGCACTGCCGTTACCGCTGCTAGAGCGCTACAATTTGCAGACTTTTGTAGATTATTTAGAAGTGCTGCGTCTCGATCGGAGTGTCAGTGGTGTGCTCTGGGATTTATTCAAGGTTCGAGACATTCGCAATTACATTTTCAAAAACTTTGCCTTTGAAATTCCTGTTGTCAATCGTCGTCTGTTTCTCAAGGATGCTCAAAAGATCGTGCCATCATTACGGCTTTCAGATCTTGAGTTTGCGAACGAAGTCGGTGGAATTCGTCCGCAATTGATTGATAAGACCCAAGGTAAATTAATCCTAGGACAAGCAGAGATTGATCCAGGCGGCGGAATCCGGTTTAATGTGACGCCTTCACCTGGAGCAACGACCTGCTTAGGCAATGCGGAAACCGATCTCTTACGCATTCAGCAACATCTCGGCTGTACGGTCGATCGCACTTGGTTTAATGCCGATCGCGCTGCTGAAATCGAGGTCTAG
- a CDS encoding phage integrase N-terminal SAM-like domain-containing protein yields MIFLQYYHCCSLLRSLIPITLLGFSRTTRKLLDRLRNTIRLKHYSYSTEKTYVNWNRRYILFHNKRHPQEMGAAEIEAFLT; encoded by the coding sequence GTGATTTTCTTGCAATATTATCATTGTTGCTCATTGCTTAGAAGCCTCATCCCGATTACGCTTCTAGGTTTTTCAAGGACGACTAGGAAACTGCTTGATCGACTTCGCAACACAATTCGTCTGAAACACTACTCATATAGCACTGAGAAAACCTATGTAAACTGGAATCGGCGCTACATTCTGTTTCACAACAAGAGACATCCTCAAGAAATGGGTGCTGCTGAAATCGAGGCTTTTCTCACTTAG
- a CDS encoding serine hydrolase: MWDGTDESGSNSNRSEIGVRSRIAQAPRSRRRPVEPRRSSEPEPPRTRRARRTDKTMEKTAEFPKSRTQQARRRLEVVPPPEPRRSKPARKTVAPPRPKSASALAFLYGTRLLILGIGIGVIAGTSLSIFDPASRTTAEAPKTEQSPPAAPSTPTLQLELAQEIGGLKTQIQSAIAPQTQLTPGLMVVDADTGAYFDINGSNAIPAASTIKFPILVAFFQAVDEGKVRLDQPLTLKKEQIAAESGDLQDSQPGSQFPAIQVATKMIDISDNTATNMIIDLLGGKEAVNQRFQAWGLTNTVIQNALPDLQGTNTSSPRDMVTLLSAVNSGKLVSMRSHERMLTIMRKVVNNSLIPQGLGQGAVIAHKTGDIGMMLGDVGMIDLPNGKRYFMAAMVKRPHNDDRAGDAIRKMSELTYQYFNQQPEASSPSPTLSPQTNPTMSPPVNPQGAEPSNPSTIAQP; this comes from the coding sequence ATGTGGGACGGAACTGACGAGTCAGGATCAAATTCAAACCGCTCTGAGATTGGTGTGCGTTCTCGTATTGCACAAGCGCCACGATCGCGCCGTCGTCCGGTTGAACCCCGCCGCAGTTCTGAACCTGAACCGCCTCGCACTCGTCGAGCACGGCGCACGGACAAAACAATGGAAAAAACAGCGGAGTTTCCTAAGTCTCGCACTCAGCAAGCTCGTCGCCGTTTAGAAGTGGTTCCACCGCCTGAGCCGCGTCGTTCTAAACCTGCACGCAAAACAGTAGCCCCGCCCCGTCCCAAAAGCGCATCTGCACTAGCCTTTCTCTACGGCACTCGATTGCTGATTTTAGGCATTGGAATTGGGGTGATTGCAGGAACGAGTTTATCGATTTTTGATCCAGCCAGTCGCACGACAGCAGAAGCTCCTAAAACTGAACAATCCCCGCCTGCTGCTCCCAGCACGCCGACATTGCAGCTAGAACTTGCTCAAGAGATTGGCGGACTGAAAACTCAGATTCAAAGCGCGATCGCACCGCAAACTCAATTAACCCCTGGCTTAATGGTGGTTGATGCAGATACGGGTGCTTACTTTGATATCAATGGCTCGAATGCGATCCCTGCTGCTAGTACGATTAAGTTTCCGATTTTAGTTGCTTTTTTTCAGGCAGTTGATGAAGGTAAAGTTCGATTAGATCAACCTCTGACTCTCAAAAAAGAACAAATTGCAGCAGAGTCTGGTGACTTGCAAGATTCTCAACCGGGTTCGCAGTTCCCGGCAATTCAAGTTGCAACGAAGATGATTGATATTAGTGACAATACTGCGACGAATATGATCATTGATCTCTTGGGTGGAAAAGAGGCAGTGAACCAACGGTTTCAAGCTTGGGGACTGACCAATACCGTCATCCAGAATGCTCTACCAGACCTGCAAGGCACGAATACGAGTAGTCCGCGCGATATGGTAACACTCCTCAGTGCAGTCAATAGTGGCAAATTAGTCTCAATGAGATCGCATGAAAGAATGCTGACCATCATGCGGAAAGTAGTGAACAATTCATTGATTCCACAGGGGCTAGGACAGGGAGCAGTGATTGCTCATAAAACTGGCGATATTGGCATGATGTTGGGAGATGTGGGCATGATTGATTTGCCAAATGGGAAGCGGTACTTTATGGCTGCAATGGTGAAGCGTCCTCACAATGACGATCGCGCGGGTGATGCAATTCGCAAAATGTCTGAGTTGACGTACCAATATTTCAATCAGCAGCCGGAGGCGAGTTCACCGAGTCCGACGCTGAGTCCACAGACGAACCCAACGATGAGTCCGCCTGTCAATCCACAAGGCGCAGAGCCATCGAATCCATCGACGATCGCGCAGCCTTGA
- a CDS encoding ArnT family glycosyltransferase: protein MIFFFCAFLLLRIIFWWFAFPNSDEAYYWLWGQHFDWSYYDHPPLEAWIQGLCTSLFGRSAFVLRLPNLFSNVAFFYTYYRIVIYLHKNLEFWKVMLLVVSSPLYFIFLGFAWHDHLLITASLISAYLLIRFLDTYLTDGRGETWRLYASAIALSFAFLSKYNAIFVAIGFFATVITEARLRPLFRDRRLYIAIAIALTALIPIIIWNVSNDFLSFRYYVDRSVRPVDPGIKIGPFLGFTLVSLFVVPPFSWIGFYQLLKTRLPIQSIYPTVAFWVFVPSTIGLTIISLVSAALYYWNITAYLLLFPLLPFVFRNFKAQAIYGLIISAVLVFHYTVFPLTALIDQQSDPDSRMLFGWKEVAAIVESEARTLNAPLLVTSDYRSASALAYQMNNRNVIAISDRIDQFDFWHRNLPDGKDAVIVSDDWYPAELVVLSKFDRTSEPITISVKRFGVWIKNYYVRKGYGLKS, encoded by the coding sequence ATGATCTTTTTCTTTTGTGCTTTTTTGCTACTGCGAATAATATTTTGGTGGTTTGCGTTCCCGAATTCGGATGAAGCTTACTACTGGTTATGGGGACAACATTTCGATTGGTCTTACTATGACCATCCGCCTTTAGAGGCTTGGATACAAGGTCTGTGCACTTCTTTGTTCGGACGTTCAGCGTTCGTGCTCCGACTCCCGAACTTGTTCAGTAATGTTGCTTTTTTCTACACTTATTATCGAATTGTTATTTATCTTCATAAAAATCTAGAGTTTTGGAAAGTGATGCTTTTGGTAGTATCATCGCCGCTCTATTTTATATTTCTAGGCTTTGCTTGGCATGATCATTTGTTGATCACAGCTTCACTTATATCTGCGTATTTATTGATTCGGTTTTTAGATACTTATTTAACAGATGGCAGAGGAGAAACTTGGCGGTTGTACGCAAGCGCGATCGCGCTTTCTTTCGCGTTTCTTTCTAAATACAATGCGATTTTTGTCGCGATCGGCTTTTTTGCAACGGTAATCACAGAGGCTCGATTACGACCGTTATTTCGCGATCGCAGGCTGTATATCGCAATTGCGATCGCGCTGACGGCTTTAATTCCAATCATCATTTGGAATGTCTCAAACGACTTTCTGTCTTTTCGATATTATGTCGATCGTAGTGTTCGCCCAGTCGATCCTGGAATCAAAATTGGTCCATTTCTAGGGTTTACATTAGTTTCACTGTTTGTTGTTCCGCCGTTTAGCTGGATTGGCTTTTATCAACTGTTGAAAACTCGCTTACCCATTCAATCGATTTATCCAACTGTAGCGTTTTGGGTGTTTGTTCCTTCAACAATTGGATTAACTATCATTTCGCTTGTTTCGGCTGCATTGTATTACTGGAACATTACAGCGTATCTATTATTATTTCCGCTGCTGCCTTTTGTGTTCCGAAATTTCAAAGCACAGGCAATCTATGGCTTGATTATTTCGGCAGTACTTGTTTTTCACTATACGGTCTTCCCGCTGACTGCCTTGATTGATCAACAGAGTGATCCAGATTCACGAATGTTATTTGGATGGAAAGAGGTTGCAGCGATCGTTGAATCTGAAGCTCGAACGCTGAACGCACCGCTGCTTGTCACTTCTGATTATCGGTCTGCTTCAGCTTTGGCGTATCAAATGAACAATCGCAATGTGATTGCAATTAGCGATCGCATTGATCAATTTGACTTTTGGCATCGGAATTTACCTGATGGGAAAGATGCAGTCATTGTTTCGGATGATTGGTATCCGGCGGAATTAGTGGTACTCTCAAAATTCGATCGTACTTCTGAGCCGATCACGATTTCTGTAAAACGCTTTGGAGTCTGGATCAAAAATTACTATGTTCGTAAAGGCTATGGCTTGAAATCATGA
- the folB gene encoding dihydroneopterin aldolase has protein sequence MTDCIHLSRIRGYGYMGALPEEQILGQWFEVDLTLWLDLSKPGRSDVLADTLDYCNVIDDVQTLIKTSKFLLLEKLAETIADKILNYQQVNQVQVKVVKPAAPIPGFDGKITIDILRKKG, from the coding sequence ATGACGGATTGCATTCACTTAAGCCGAATTCGTGGCTACGGTTACATGGGCGCATTACCAGAAGAACAAATTTTGGGTCAATGGTTTGAGGTTGATCTTACTTTGTGGTTGGATTTATCCAAGCCAGGACGCAGTGATGTGTTGGCAGATACGCTCGACTATTGCAATGTGATTGACGATGTTCAAACGCTGATTAAAACTTCAAAGTTTCTTTTGCTAGAGAAGTTAGCAGAAACGATCGCAGATAAGATTTTGAACTATCAGCAGGTTAATCAAGTGCAAGTCAAAGTGGTCAAGCCAGCCGCTCCGATTCCTGGGTTTGATGGCAAGATTACGATCGACATTCTCCGCAAGAAAGGTTAA